One Solibacillus sp. R5-41 DNA segment encodes these proteins:
- a CDS encoding M23 family metallopeptidase: MLWSTIFSNVASAQDSPSKEEIYQERMAFYKQFEQASVPWYQIAAVDQYERNIQAVRSDISKREGITAIQFSKEFWAGDINPFSEDTSPASIGYFGGFGIDGNGDGVADPQHDEDVLQSLVSYISSFGTSETDFELALMAYYQKEETVKQIMTNMRLFMHFKTIALEKHHFPLPIKFEYSYRGTWGANRGWGGRRMHEGTDLFAGYGTHVYSTSYGIIEIIGWNDFGGWRIGIRDHHNTYHYYAHLNSFQKDIALGDIVEPGTLIGFVGSSGYGKKGTSGKFAPHLHYGMYKFNGRTEWAFDPYPSLLLWERQTKGGM, translated from the coding sequence ATACTATGGAGTACGATTTTTTCGAATGTGGCATCAGCTCAGGATTCACCATCCAAAGAAGAGATATATCAAGAACGAATGGCTTTTTATAAGCAGTTTGAGCAAGCATCTGTTCCTTGGTACCAAATAGCAGCGGTGGATCAATATGAACGAAACATCCAGGCGGTCCGCTCAGATATTTCGAAGCGAGAAGGTATTACCGCTATCCAATTTTCCAAAGAGTTTTGGGCCGGGGACATCAATCCATTTAGTGAAGATACTTCCCCTGCATCAATCGGCTATTTTGGTGGCTTCGGTATAGACGGGAACGGCGATGGTGTGGCCGATCCGCAACATGATGAAGATGTGCTCCAATCCCTGGTCAGCTATATAAGCAGTTTCGGTACATCCGAAACGGATTTTGAATTGGCGTTAATGGCTTATTATCAAAAGGAAGAAACGGTCAAACAAATCATGACCAATATGCGCCTTTTTATGCATTTTAAAACTATTGCTCTTGAAAAACATCATTTTCCACTCCCTATAAAGTTTGAATACAGCTACAGAGGGACATGGGGTGCGAATCGTGGATGGGGAGGTAGAAGGATGCATGAAGGAACAGATCTTTTTGCGGGGTATGGAACACATGTTTATTCTACCTCTTACGGTATCATCGAAATAATCGGTTGGAATGATTTTGGCGGCTGGCGGATAGGTATTCGAGATCATCACAATACGTACCACTATTATGCCCACTTAAATAGTTTTCAAAAAGATATTGCACTTGGGGACATTGTAGAACCAGGCACGCTCATTGGCTTTGTTGGTAGTAGTGGTTACGGGAAAAAGGGCACTTCTGGTAAGTTCGCACCACATTTGCATTACGGGATGTATAAATTTAATGGTCGAACAGAGTGGGCATTCGATCCTTATCCATCACTCTTGCTATGGGAGCGGCAAACGAAGGGCGGTATGTAA
- a CDS encoding ABC transporter substrate-binding protein: MWKWLSIIGMSLLLVGCQQDAKTEDSDLTKVQVVLDWTPNTNHTGLYVAQEKGYFEEAGLDVEIIQPGDAGADQLVATGKAQFGISAQESVTQARLQGVPIVSIAAIIQHNTSGFASLKETGIQTPKDFEGKTYGGWGSPVEQAIIKTVMGMEDGDVEKVDIVNAGSADFFNMMKQDIDFAWIYYGWTGIEAELREQAIDMLYLTDYAKELDYYTPVIITNEKYIDEEEETVRAFMQAVSKGYELAINEPEEAASMLLKAVPELDEELVVNSAIWLSKQYQAEASQWGIQSLDVWENYANWMFENKLIEKELDAEKAFTNQFLPEE; the protein is encoded by the coding sequence ATGTGGAAATGGTTAAGTATTATTGGCATGTCATTGCTATTAGTAGGCTGTCAACAAGATGCTAAAACAGAAGATTCAGATTTGACGAAAGTTCAAGTGGTGCTTGATTGGACGCCAAATACGAATCATACGGGCTTATATGTTGCCCAGGAAAAAGGGTATTTTGAGGAAGCAGGTCTGGATGTTGAAATTATTCAACCAGGGGATGCAGGTGCAGATCAGCTTGTTGCAACAGGCAAAGCACAGTTCGGAATTAGTGCCCAAGAATCCGTTACACAGGCGCGATTGCAAGGTGTCCCAATCGTTTCCATTGCAGCCATCATTCAGCACAATACATCGGGTTTTGCATCATTAAAGGAAACGGGGATTCAAACACCAAAAGATTTTGAAGGAAAAACATATGGCGGCTGGGGTTCACCAGTTGAACAAGCCATTATAAAAACGGTAATGGGCATGGAAGATGGGGATGTAGAGAAAGTAGACATTGTTAACGCCGGCTCTGCAGACTTTTTTAATATGATGAAACAAGATATTGATTTTGCATGGATTTACTACGGCTGGACAGGCATTGAAGCGGAGTTACGTGAGCAAGCTATTGATATGCTATATTTAACAGATTATGCGAAAGAATTGGATTACTATACACCGGTAATTATTACGAATGAAAAGTACATTGACGAGGAAGAAGAAACGGTTCGTGCATTTATGCAGGCCGTAAGCAAAGGCTATGAACTAGCGATTAACGAGCCAGAAGAAGCGGCAAGTATGCTATTAAAAGCCGTACCAGAATTAGATGAAGAACTAGTAGTGAACAGTGCGATTTGGTTATCGAAACAGTACCAAGCAGAAGCGTCACAGTGGGGAATCCAATCATTAGACGTATGGGAAAACTACGCGAATTGGATGTTCGAAAATAAGTTAATCGAAAAAGAATTAGATGCTGAAAAAGCATTTACAAATCAATTTTTACCGGAGGAATAA
- a CDS encoding FAD-dependent monooxygenase: MHKDVDICIVGAGPGGALLSLLLVKKGFSVLLVERTNSLAKAFRGEHLNETGEAILKKHGLFDRVEKLGLLRMETLEYCHNGKTIKTIKADPTVGHLGIHVPQAHLLQVITEEAEQFPNFHLLLNTTVKSLVQDSNGHYTQVLALHDGEELTIDAALIVGADGRHSTIRKKAGLDTQIYSHGYDLLWARIPTPANWTPAIKMALVDGMQISLFTQAKGYVQIGWNIEKGSYPKLRKQPFAPFIDKLVQAFPQLTNSVQTHIQSWQYFVLLDVFSSTSENWGKDGVLLIGDAVHTMTPTGAFGLNAAMEDADVFASLLDPNTILQSNFKECATMRKQQTAKLREMQVEKEKGFAQNFIVMD; the protein is encoded by the coding sequence GTGCATAAAGATGTTGATATTTGTATCGTCGGTGCAGGACCAGGCGGCGCACTCCTTAGCTTGCTACTAGTAAAAAAGGGCTTTTCTGTGCTGTTAGTCGAGCGCACAAACTCTTTAGCTAAAGCATTTCGTGGCGAGCATTTAAATGAAACGGGAGAAGCCATATTGAAAAAACATGGCCTATTTGACCGAGTGGAAAAGCTTGGACTATTGCGCATGGAAACTCTGGAATATTGCCATAACGGTAAAACAATAAAAACAATAAAAGCCGACCCAACTGTTGGGCACTTAGGTATTCATGTACCGCAAGCCCATTTGCTACAAGTCATTACAGAGGAAGCAGAACAATTCCCGAACTTTCACTTACTCCTCAATACGACTGTCAAAAGTTTAGTTCAGGACTCAAACGGGCATTATACACAAGTTTTGGCTTTGCACGACGGAGAAGAGCTCACGATTGATGCAGCATTAATTGTTGGCGCAGATGGACGTCACTCAACAATCCGCAAAAAAGCAGGGCTTGATACGCAAATTTATAGTCACGGCTATGATTTACTGTGGGCACGTATTCCCACACCGGCTAACTGGACTCCGGCAATTAAAATGGCACTCGTCGATGGGATGCAAATTTCATTGTTCACGCAAGCAAAAGGCTATGTCCAAATTGGATGGAATATCGAAAAAGGCAGTTATCCGAAGTTAAGAAAGCAGCCATTCGCACCATTTATCGACAAGCTCGTGCAAGCGTTCCCGCAACTAACAAACAGTGTCCAAACCCATATCCAATCATGGCAGTATTTTGTACTGCTCGATGTATTTAGCTCCACAAGTGAAAATTGGGGAAAAGATGGGGTTTTATTGATCGGTGACGCGGTGCATACAATGACACCAACCGGAGCGTTTGGTCTTAATGCAGCGATGGAGGATGCAGACGTGTTCGCGAGTTTACTCGATCCGAACACCATTTTACAGTCCAACTTTAAGGAATGTGCAACAATGAGAAAACAACAAACGGCGAAATTACGCGAAATGCAAGTTGAAAAGGAAAAAGGCTTCGCGCAAAATTTCATCGTCATGGATTAG
- a CDS encoding dihydrofolate reductase family protein, which yields MNTQRKLMLFIATSLDGYIATKNDTLEWLFKVEGEGDNGYSAFYDTVDTVLMGKRTYDWIKENMTGEFPYLDKQCYVFSRAVHEENEKVTFINDDIVNFTNELKTQNGKNIWLVGGGELLHSFLKDKLVDELIITVAPTLIGNGIPLFKEQEFHLELTLKGIQQFNQFVELHYEVRK from the coding sequence ATGAATACTCAAAGAAAATTAATGCTGTTCATTGCCACGAGCTTAGATGGCTATATTGCAACAAAAAACGATACTTTGGAATGGTTGTTTAAAGTGGAAGGTGAAGGTGACAATGGGTATTCCGCGTTTTATGATACAGTGGATACCGTTTTGATGGGAAAAAGAACGTATGATTGGATTAAGGAAAACATGACCGGTGAATTTCCATATTTAGATAAACAATGCTATGTCTTTTCAAGAGCGGTACACGAAGAAAATGAAAAAGTAACGTTTATCAATGATGATATCGTGAATTTTACGAATGAACTAAAAACACAAAACGGCAAAAACATTTGGCTTGTAGGTGGTGGCGAGTTGTTGCATTCCTTCTTAAAAGATAAATTGGTTGATGAATTGATCATAACCGTTGCGCCAACATTAATTGGCAATGGTATTCCGTTATTTAAAGAACAAGAATTCCATTTAGAGCTTACTTTAAAAGGAATTCAGCAGTTCAATCAATTTGTCGAACTCCATTACGAAGTACGAAAATAA
- the ribD gene encoding bifunctional diaminohydroxyphosphoribosylaminopyrimidine deaminase/5-amino-6-(5-phosphoribosylamino)uracil reductase RibD — translation MHNDQTYMQLALDLAATARGNTNPNPLVGAVIVKDGVIVGTGLHRKAGEPHAEVHAFRMAGEHAQGATLYVTLEPCSHYGKTPPCANLVKESGVVRVVIAMKDPNPSVAGRGIQLLQDAGIEVQVGLLEEQALRLNERFIHNMLTSRPFVVSKFAMTLDGKIATANGHSKWITGEAARKNVHELRHEMDAILVGVGTVLADNPKLTTRLDDRNSKNPVRIILDSNLQTPLTSHVANTTEAKTIIVTSLEAHEEKAQSLVALGVEIVRVGKNERGLKIEEVLTKLYDVGITDILVEGGGAVNASFLRAGLIDKFIVYVAPKVLGGEHSINPFRGEDVTSMDAAMQLDFSDVQKIGDDFCLIAYPQMGDERA, via the coding sequence ATGCATAACGATCAAACTTATATGCAGCTTGCATTAGATTTAGCAGCAACTGCGCGCGGCAATACGAATCCGAATCCACTTGTCGGCGCAGTTATTGTAAAAGACGGGGTTATTGTAGGCACGGGTTTACATAGAAAGGCGGGCGAACCTCATGCGGAAGTTCATGCTTTCCGTATGGCAGGTGAACATGCGCAAGGGGCGACTCTTTATGTGACGCTGGAGCCGTGCTCACATTATGGCAAAACACCGCCTTGTGCAAATTTAGTGAAGGAATCCGGTGTCGTACGAGTTGTTATTGCAATGAAAGATCCGAATCCATCTGTTGCAGGCCGCGGTATTCAATTGTTGCAAGATGCCGGCATTGAAGTGCAAGTTGGTCTGCTAGAGGAACAAGCGCTACGTTTAAATGAACGGTTTATTCATAATATGCTTACAAGCCGTCCGTTTGTTGTATCGAAATTTGCGATGACGCTCGACGGAAAAATAGCTACAGCAAACGGTCATTCTAAATGGATTACAGGGGAAGCTGCACGCAAAAATGTACATGAGCTCCGACACGAAATGGATGCGATTTTAGTCGGGGTTGGGACTGTACTCGCAGATAATCCAAAACTGACTACACGCCTAGATGATCGCAACAGTAAAAATCCCGTACGTATAATTTTAGATTCGAATTTGCAAACACCGCTAACAAGTCACGTTGCAAATACAACCGAAGCGAAAACAATCATCGTCACTTCACTAGAAGCGCATGAAGAGAAGGCACAAAGCTTAGTCGCATTAGGCGTGGAAATTGTACGCGTAGGGAAAAATGAGCGCGGCTTAAAGATAGAAGAAGTGCTGACAAAGCTTTATGATGTTGGCATTACGGATATTTTAGTTGAAGGGGGCGGCGCGGTGAATGCCTCGTTCCTTCGTGCAGGTTTGATTGATAAATTCATCGTCTACGTAGCACCTAAAGTGTTAGGTGGCGAACATTCGATTAATCCGTTTCGCGGTGAAGATGTAACCTCGATGGACGCGGCAATGCAACTTGATTTTTCAGATGTGCAAAAAATAGGGGACGATTTTTGTCTCATTGCTTACCCTCAAATGGGTGATGAACGTGCATAA
- a CDS encoding GTP cyclohydrolase II, whose amino-acid sequence MDNMENILSILLDKTNLVARNDFQNIAVVGPVKLPVKQSEFEATFNWYSWLPVDIAHSKEEVISSLNEMNLAFGQQSSVLVYGDFENADNALIRMHSICHTGDIFGSQRCDCGYQLHESMKMIVENGCGAIFYLADHEGRGIGLFSKTFAYLLQEEGFDTVEANHALGFEDDTRSYEDAIKVLRSLRTKPVTLITNNPKKLAALQEHGLLTNGHVPLWGGETETNRHYLQTKVEKSGHIQQKITG is encoded by the coding sequence ATGGACAACATGGAAAATATACTTTCGATTTTACTAGATAAAACAAATCTGGTCGCGCGTAACGACTTTCAAAATATAGCAGTAGTTGGCCCAGTGAAATTACCAGTGAAGCAAAGTGAATTTGAAGCAACATTTAACTGGTACAGCTGGCTACCAGTGGACATAGCGCACTCAAAAGAGGAAGTCATTTCATCCTTAAACGAAATGAATCTAGCATTTGGGCAACAGTCTTCAGTTTTAGTATATGGAGATTTTGAAAATGCAGACAATGCGCTCATTCGTATGCATAGTATATGTCATACAGGCGATATTTTTGGCTCACAGCGTTGTGACTGTGGCTACCAGCTGCATGAATCGATGAAAATGATTGTCGAGAATGGCTGTGGCGCTATTTTCTATTTAGCTGATCATGAAGGACGTGGTATTGGGCTATTTTCGAAAACTTTCGCGTACTTATTACAAGAAGAAGGCTTCGATACAGTAGAAGCGAACCATGCACTCGGCTTTGAAGATGATACAAGGTCGTATGAAGATGCGATTAAAGTGCTGCGTTCACTAAGAACAAAACCTGTGACACTCATTACAAACAATCCGAAAAAACTCGCAGCCTTACAAGAACACGGACTACTGACAAATGGGCATGTGCCTTTATGGGGTGGAGAAACGGAAACGAACCGTCATTATTTACAAACAAAAGTAGAAAAATCAGGTCATATTCAACAAAAAATTACCGGGTAA
- a CDS encoding polysaccharide deacetylase family protein — MKRKVVKVCLVLFILILLVSIFYVVVTMAADKGRPYYENAGQIVWDIKTDEKIIALTFDDGPHKKYTNEVLDLLAKYEAKGTFFVVGEYAEKNPEVILRMHEEGHELANHTYSHPFKASVPKLVKEIQQTNEVIFSITGYAPKLFRPVEGQYTDALIEAVVKDGYKVVMWSWHLDTEDWKDPGVKKIVDIVLKGTRKGNVVLFHDGGGNRKQTVEALSQILPTLQKEGYQFVTISNLLKVQRENVEKP; from the coding sequence TTGAAACGTAAAGTTGTTAAAGTGTGTCTAGTATTGTTTATTTTAATCCTCCTCGTTTCCATATTTTACGTCGTGGTCACTATGGCCGCAGATAAGGGCAGACCGTATTATGAGAACGCTGGACAAATTGTATGGGATATTAAAACAGATGAAAAAATTATTGCGCTGACATTTGATGATGGTCCACACAAAAAATACACGAATGAAGTGCTGGATTTATTAGCTAAATATGAAGCAAAGGGAACGTTTTTTGTCGTAGGAGAATACGCAGAAAAAAATCCAGAAGTTATTTTACGCATGCATGAAGAAGGGCACGAGTTAGCAAATCATACGTACTCCCATCCATTTAAAGCAAGCGTTCCAAAGCTCGTAAAGGAAATTCAACAAACAAATGAAGTCATTTTTAGTATAACCGGATACGCGCCTAAGTTATTTCGACCGGTGGAGGGGCAATACACGGATGCGTTAATTGAAGCGGTGGTAAAGGATGGCTATAAAGTAGTGATGTGGTCTTGGCATCTAGATACGGAAGATTGGAAAGACCCCGGTGTAAAAAAAATTGTTGACATCGTACTGAAAGGAACAAGAAAAGGTAATGTCGTGTTATTCCATGACGGTGGTGGGAACAGGAAGCAGACAGTAGAGGCACTCTCCCAGATATTACCTACGCTACAAAAAGAAGGATACCAGTTTGTGACCATTTCAAACTTGTTAAAGGTGCAACGAGAGAATGTGGAAAAACCATAG
- a CDS encoding peptidylprolyl isomerase, with protein sequence MFARNKLFYLVVSLLAVVFVLSACGDKTENDEVVDTPKEPTEQKNYAANVKENPIVTITMANDEKIVVELDPAVAPNTVANFISLVEDGFYDGLIFHRVVPGFMIQGGDPLGNGTGGPDYSIAGEFTSNDFENNLKHERGVISMARSKDPDSAGSQFFIMAENTPQLDGDYAAFGKVIEGIETVDNIVNAERDAADKPLKDQQMKKVEVDTKGFDYPAPVVK encoded by the coding sequence ATGTTTGCACGAAATAAATTATTTTATTTAGTAGTTAGTCTATTGGCAGTTGTATTCGTTTTATCTGCTTGTGGCGATAAAACTGAAAATGATGAAGTAGTAGATACCCCGAAGGAGCCTACTGAGCAAAAGAATTACGCAGCTAATGTAAAGGAAAACCCTATTGTTACAATTACAATGGCTAATGACGAGAAAATTGTTGTGGAATTAGATCCTGCCGTCGCACCTAATACGGTTGCGAACTTCATTTCTTTAGTGGAAGACGGTTTTTATGATGGGCTTATTTTCCACCGCGTAGTCCCTGGCTTTATGATTCAAGGGGGAGACCCACTAGGTAATGGTACAGGTGGTCCCGACTATAGCATTGCAGGTGAATTTACATCAAATGATTTTGAAAATAACTTAAAGCATGAACGCGGTGTCATTTCAATGGCACGTTCGAAAGATCCAGATTCTGCTGGCTCTCAGTTTTTCATCATGGCAGAGAACACACCACAATTAGATGGTGACTACGCTGCGTTTGGTAAAGTAATCGAGGGCATCGAAACGGTGGACAACATTGTTAATGCCGAAAGAGATGCAGCGGATAAACCGTTAAAAGATCAGCAAATGAAAAAGGTTGAAGTCGACACGAAAGGCTTTGACTATCCTGCACCAGTTGTAAAATAA
- a CDS encoding thiamine-binding protein, which yields MANSLVSIQIIPKTERYEDVIPYVDAAIAMIDASGVVYRVGPLETTMEGELTQLLQLIEKMNEKMVELGAISVISQVKILYNPQGASIEKLTGKYDS from the coding sequence ATGGCCAACAGTTTAGTAAGTATTCAAATTATCCCGAAAACAGAACGGTATGAAGATGTGATCCCGTATGTCGATGCAGCCATTGCAATGATTGATGCGTCTGGGGTCGTTTATCGCGTAGGTCCTTTAGAAACAACGATGGAAGGCGAGCTAACACAGCTTCTACAACTGATTGAAAAAATGAATGAAAAAATGGTGGAACTGGGTGCAATTAGCGTCATTTCTCAAGTGAAAATTTTATATAACCCACAAGGTGCATCAATCGAAAAGCTAACGGGGAAATATGATTCATGA
- a CDS encoding GNAT family N-acetyltransferase: MEIRKATNRDAEDIIFVMSNAEESGFMLFAPGERKVTPESLGKLIELINSQTKSGMFIATEGDRILGYMIVQNEKPQRIAHRAYIVIGVHSDSRGKGVGNALFTSVISWAKQVELHRLELTVIATNEVAVHLYKKMGFEIEGVKKDSLFIDGQYVDEYYMSRLL; this comes from the coding sequence ATTGAAATCCGAAAAGCAACGAATCGTGATGCTGAAGACATCATATTTGTGATGAGCAATGCAGAAGAATCTGGTTTTATGCTATTTGCACCTGGGGAAAGAAAGGTGACTCCTGAAAGTTTAGGCAAGCTTATTGAATTAATCAATAGTCAAACCAAATCAGGTATGTTTATTGCAACTGAAGGTGACCGCATATTAGGCTATATGATCGTCCAAAATGAAAAGCCTCAACGCATTGCACATCGAGCATATATTGTCATTGGCGTACATAGTGATAGTCGAGGAAAAGGTGTAGGTAATGCACTTTTCACTTCGGTTATTTCATGGGCAAAACAAGTGGAGCTTCATCGCCTAGAGTTAACCGTTATCGCGACGAATGAAGTAGCGGTTCATTTATATAAAAAAATGGGCTTTGAAATTGAAGGCGTTAAAAAAGACTCTTTATTTATCGACGGCCAATATGTGGATGAATATTATATGTCTCGTTTATTATAA
- a CDS encoding ABC transporter ATP-binding protein: protein MLTIQALHKQFQQQEVLQDIDLHVQDGEIVALLGPSGSGKSTLLQCVGGILPPSSGQIFIDDTLINGESGHISYMPQHHCLLPWRTVLQNVLLAQELSGTVNKDEAIEWIERIGLGDYLHAYPHEISGGMKQRISFLRALLSPQSLLCLDEPFSALDEITRHKMHIWLLEMWKKRQKSILFITHQIDEALFLANRIYVLSERPATIKAEIQVPFPKERTKELLETEEFFQARTKLLNLLME, encoded by the coding sequence ATGCTAACAATTCAAGCACTCCATAAGCAATTTCAGCAGCAAGAAGTTTTGCAAGATATTGATTTACATGTACAAGATGGAGAAATCGTGGCATTGCTTGGTCCTTCTGGTAGCGGTAAAAGTACATTATTACAATGTGTTGGCGGGATATTGCCACCATCTTCTGGTCAAATTTTCATTGATGATACGCTCATTAATGGGGAAAGTGGGCACATTAGCTATATGCCACAGCATCACTGCCTATTACCTTGGCGAACGGTGTTACAAAACGTACTGCTTGCACAAGAATTATCGGGCACGGTTAATAAGGATGAAGCTATTGAATGGATTGAACGTATTGGATTAGGGGATTATTTACACGCCTATCCACACGAAATTTCAGGTGGCATGAAGCAGCGTATATCCTTTTTACGTGCTTTATTAAGTCCGCAAAGCTTGCTCTGTCTAGACGAGCCTTTTTCAGCACTGGATGAAATTACACGCCATAAAATGCACATTTGGCTATTAGAAATGTGGAAAAAACGTCAAAAGTCTATTTTATTTATTACCCATCAAATTGATGAAGCGCTTTTTTTGGCAAACCGTATTTATGTGCTATCGGAACGCCCGGCAACGATTAAAGCAGAAATCCAAGTGCCGTTTCCAAAAGAGCGCACAAAGGAACTGTTAGAAACCGAGGAATTTTTCCAAGCACGTACAAAGCTTTTGAACTTGTTGATGGAGTGA
- a CDS encoding DMT family transporter: MQKYKGEILMLITAVMWGSGFVGMAVGLEYWTVFQLMAGRFLLASIILSVIFYKKLKLITKSVLWKGAVLGAILFAAFALQTMGLEYTTPSKNAFLTALNVIIVPIIAYVIYKRRIDRFEFIAAGMAIVGIGFLSLQDSLTINFGDFLSILCAVGFAFDIFYTNVFVKTEDALALTIVQFYTATILSIASVLVLGEVPTTYSSEGIYVILYLAVFCTAVAYVCQNIGMQYANPTKSAIILSTEALFGTIFSVWLLSEILTGRMLFGCVLIFVAIIFAEVKPTFKRKKLYA, encoded by the coding sequence ATGCAGAAATATAAAGGCGAAATTTTGATGCTCATTACGGCCGTGATGTGGGGGAGCGGTTTCGTCGGCATGGCTGTTGGGCTAGAGTACTGGACCGTCTTTCAATTAATGGCTGGGCGCTTTTTATTAGCGTCCATTATTTTAAGCGTTATATTTTATAAAAAGTTAAAATTAATTACGAAAAGCGTTCTTTGGAAGGGTGCTGTCCTTGGCGCCATCTTATTTGCCGCATTTGCTTTGCAAACGATGGGGCTGGAGTACACGACACCCTCGAAAAATGCTTTTTTAACAGCTTTAAATGTTATTATTGTACCAATCATTGCGTATGTCATTTATAAACGTCGCATTGATCGCTTTGAATTTATTGCTGCCGGAATGGCGATTGTCGGAATTGGCTTTTTATCATTACAAGACTCGCTCACAATCAATTTTGGCGATTTCCTGTCCATTTTATGTGCAGTTGGCTTTGCCTTTGACATTTTCTATACAAATGTTTTCGTCAAAACTGAGGATGCACTTGCTTTAACAATTGTTCAATTTTATACGGCGACGATTTTAAGTATTGCTTCAGTCCTAGTGCTTGGTGAGGTGCCAACTACATATTCTTCGGAAGGGATCTACGTTATTCTTTACTTAGCGGTTTTCTGTACGGCGGTTGCGTATGTGTGTCAAAATATTGGGATGCAATATGCAAATCCAACAAAATCCGCAATTATCCTATCAACGGAAGCTTTATTCGGTACGATATTCTCGGTATGGCTACTCAGCGAAATATTAACGGGGCGTATGCTGTTCGGCTGTGTGTTAATTTTTGTTGCCATTATATTTGCCGAGGTCAAGCCAACCTTTAAAAGGAAAAAATTATATGCATAA
- a CDS encoding YrvL family regulatory protein yields MNKLSNIFGILIAVLAFIAIIGVVIAAEVFALILVGFTYESWKSFAIFIIVFGIVEFILSSIMQRFVQTKAKSNHMYHKFWGHLLISITLMLIAVNVMESISIPVFGAIIYAVITAILYLIVDIIEQKNPRDPHEK; encoded by the coding sequence ATGAACAAACTAAGCAACATATTCGGCATTCTCATCGCAGTCCTCGCTTTCATTGCGATTATCGGTGTGGTTATTGCCGCGGAAGTGTTCGCGTTAATTTTAGTAGGATTTACATATGAAAGTTGGAAATCCTTCGCTATTTTTATTATTGTGTTCGGCATTGTGGAGTTTATTTTATCTAGTATAATGCAAAGATTTGTTCAGACGAAAGCAAAATCAAATCACATGTACCATAAGTTTTGGGGGCATTTACTTATTTCCATCACATTGATGCTTATCGCAGTAAACGTCATGGAATCTATTTCGATTCCGGTTTTTGGGGCGATTATTTACGCGGTTATCACAGCCATTTTATATCTTATCGTTGATATTATTGAACAAAAGAATCCGAGAGACCCGCACGAAAAATAA
- a CDS encoding ABC transporter permease, whose product MNLWKKYRITIGFLLSLFIIAEIVVRLLDLPVWLFPAPSVVIMELFQTSDELLPHVIATVKLTIIGLTAGSLIGFIVGILLHLLPIVHKVGYPLILISQNIPTIVLAPLLIIWFGFGLMPKVVIIGLVCFFPIAIALLDGLRQTTPELRQYFQMAGATKWQQFWKLELPFAMPALFSGLKIAATYSVMGAVITEWLGAKQGLGVYMTYAQSAFRTDRVFVAITLIVVLSLSVFGIIRLIEERFVHSYKKEEPHHANNSSTP is encoded by the coding sequence ATGAACCTTTGGAAAAAGTATCGCATTACGATAGGCTTTTTACTAAGTTTATTCATCATTGCCGAAATTGTCGTGCGGCTACTAGATTTACCAGTTTGGCTATTTCCTGCACCATCTGTAGTCATAATGGAGCTTTTTCAAACGTCTGATGAACTTTTACCACATGTCATTGCAACGGTTAAGCTAACAATCATCGGTTTAACAGCTGGAAGTTTAATTGGTTTTATCGTAGGGATTTTATTGCATTTACTGCCGATCGTCCATAAAGTTGGCTATCCATTAATCCTGATATCGCAAAATATCCCGACGATTGTGCTAGCGCCACTATTAATCATTTGGTTTGGCTTCGGGCTTATGCCAAAGGTCGTCATTATTGGGTTAGTATGCTTCTTCCCAATTGCGATTGCCCTGTTGGATGGGTTACGTCAAACGACACCAGAACTGCGACAGTATTTTCAAATGGCTGGTGCGACAAAATGGCAGCAATTTTGGAAGCTTGAGCTACCGTTTGCAATGCCAGCGTTATTTTCAGGGTTAAAGATTGCCGCTACGTATAGCGTGATGGGTGCGGTCATTACCGAATGGCTCGGTGCGAAACAAGGTTTAGGCGTGTATATGACATATGCACAATCAGCCTTTCGCACAGATCGCGTGTTTGTTGCGATTACACTCATTGTCGTACTAAGCTTAAGCGTTTTCGGAATCATTCGCCTAATAGAAGAGCGTTTTGTACATAGCTATAAAAAGGAGGAGCCACATCATGCTAACAATTCAAGCACTCCATAA